DNA from Paraburkholderia sp. BL10I2N1:
GAGTCGTTGCTCGCTACGCGGAAGGCTCATGAGCGCGTGGCGCTTGTCGCGCGGGCTTCGCGAGCCGGGCATTGGGCGCAGGCCGACGGTGTGCACTTCGTCGCCGCACCCGAGGACCCGCGCGTGTACGCGCGCGAACTTTACGGTCTATTGCGTGCACTCGATCGCGCAGACGTCGAGCGTATCCTGATTGAGAAGCTCCCCGACACGATCGAATGGATTGCCGTCAATGACCGGCTGGGCAGAGCGGCAGCCGCTTTCGAGGCTCAGGGGTAAGGGTACGGGTGCCGATACCGGCTTGAAGCTGGGGGCAGCGGCGGGTCCTTACTGCGCCGATGGACAAAAAGCTTGGCATTGTCGAGCCGGATTTTTGCAGAGCAGCGCGCCAGACGGGAGGCGAAACACTGCGCTTCGCTCGGTTCCCTGGAAGGAATATTCAACGCGGATTGCGGCGACTCGGGTTTCTCCTGGCCTTGCCGCGTGGTTCCTCGGGCGCGGCGGGCATGGCCGTCGACGGGCCCTTATAGATCCATTCGAGCAGCGAGTCATGAGCGGCCCGCGCCGCTTCAGCGTGCTCATCGTTGATGAAGCTGACGACGACATAGCTCTCGCCGTCCGCCGACGCGACGTAACCGGCGATGGCGCGCACGTCGCGCAGCGTGCCGGTCTTGATATGCGCGTTGCCCCCGACGGGTAGTGTCGTCAGCCGGTTGCGCATCGTGCCGTCGACGCCAGCAATCGGCAGCGATTCGACGAATACCTGCGCAACCGGGCTGGAGTTGGCCGACTGCAGCAGGTCGGCGAGCGAGAGGGCGGTAATGTGCTCGTCACGCGACAGCCCGGAGCCGTTTTCGAGCTGCAGATACTCGGTCGGCAGCGCGCTGCGGTGCATGAAGGTGTCGACGGCGTCGATCGATTTTTGTGGCGTCGCAGGCGCCTTGTAGATTGCCGCACCAATCGTCAGGAACAGGTTGCGCGCCATCGTGTTGTTACTGTACTTGTTGATGTCGCGAACGATGTCAGATAGCACCGGCCCTTCGTGGACCGCAATCGGGCGCGTGCCGGCGGGCACCGCGCCTTCTCGCATCGTGCCATTGAAGGTGCCTCCAGTCCGTTGCCAGAGCGCAAGGAAGCCGCCGGCAAAGAATGCCGAGTGATCCAGCACGGCGACGTTGATCGTGCGGTCGCCGCAGCGCAGCGGGTAGTCGCCGGCGAACGACGCGGACACCGTGCCGTTTGGCATCGGCGTGACGGTGGGTGTAACGGCGGTCGATTCGCCGCGGCACGGGCCGCCTGTCGCGTGCAGCTGGTTGTCGATCTGCAGTTGTGCGAGGGCGGGCAACACGTCGACCGCGACGGTGCCATCCGGCGACGGCGTCAGCGTGAACGACAGCGATTTGAACGCATACAGCAGCGGATCCGGACCGACGTTGTACGGCGCCGTGACGTCGTCGTCGAACGGCGGCAGATCGCGCGTCGACGGATCGAAGAAGCGTTTGTCGAGCACGAGTGCTCCGTCGATCCCGTTGATGCCGGCATTGCGGATTTTCTGCACGAGGTCGATCAGTTCTTCCGGCACGAGTTTCGGGTCGCCCGTGCCCTGAATGTAGAGGTTGCCGTGCAGCACGCCGTTGCCGTCGACGGTGCCGTCGGCATACGCACTCGTGCGCCAGCGATAGTCGGGGCCGAGGATCGAAAGGCCGGCATAGGTCGTGACGAGCTTCATCGTCGAGGCGGGCATCATCGGTTTGCCGGCATTGAGCGCGACGATCGGCGTGCGGTCGCCGACCTTTTCCACCACGACGCTGATCGCGGACAGCGGGACATGCGCGCGCTCGAGCCCGGCCATGACCGAAGGTGGCAGCACCGTGCTGACGTTGACGGCAGGATGGGTGGCCTTGACGCGCGCGTGCGCCGGCAACGGCGCGGCCAGAGCGAGCGCAAGCATGAGCGCGAACGCCGCGCAGCCGGGCAGCATCGCAGCGGCGCGCAACGGCTGTGTAGGGAGCGCGGCGCCGGGCTTGCCCAGACGGTACGACGTAGTGTTGAAAACAGACGAAAGAGGGCGAACCGGCAGGCGGCGCGCAAGTGAAGAGAAAAATGCGTTCGTCATGAAAAGGCGGTCAGGCGGAAGATCACGGCTTGTAAGGCGGCGCGTCGGTTGGCGCGGGTCGGCAACCGCGAACGGGAGTCAGCAGGAAACGCACCCTGCGTAGCAAAAGCGCTTATTGTAGAGACAAGCGATGCTGCTGCGCGGAAAAGGCGCTCGCGAAACGCACGGGCCCGACGAACCGCAAAAACGCACGGGCAAAGCGCGAGCGCACGTACGCCGCTGGGTCCGGAGGCTAGAATGCGTGATCACGAACGATTTGAAACGGTAGAGCGATGCGCATACTGCTTGTCGAAGACGACCGGATGATTGCCGAAGGCGTGCGCAAGGCGCTGCGCGGCGAGGGCTTTGCCGTTGACTGGGTGCAGGACGGCGAATCCGCGTTGAACGCGGTGTCAGGCGAACCTTACGATCTCGTGCTGCTGGACCTGGGTCTGCCGAAACGCGATGGTCTCGATGTACTGCGTTCGCTGCGTGCCCGCGGCCTGGCGATTCCCGTGTTGATCGTCACCGCGCGCGACGCGATCGCGGATCGCGTCAAGGGACTCGATGCCGGTGCCGACGATTACCTCGTCAAACCCTTCGATCTCGACGAACTCGGCGCCCGCATGCGCGCGCTGATTCGGCGCCAGTCGGGCCGCAGCGATTCGACGATCCGCCACGGCCGGCTCACGCTCGATCCTGCGGCACATCAGGTCACACTCGAAGGTGCGCCGGTCGCCTTGTCCGCGCGCGAATTTGCGCTGCTCGAAGCGCTGATGGCGCGGCCGGGGGCGGTGCTGTCGAAGAGCCAGCTCGAAGAAAAAATGTACGGGTGGGGTGAGGAGATCGGCAGCAACACGGTTGAAGTCTATATCCACGCGCTGCGCAAAAAGCTTGGCGCGGACGTGATCCGCAATGTGCGCGGTCTCGGTTACATGCTCGCGAAGGATGTCTGAGCTGATGCGCTCGATTCGCCGTCAACTGCTGTTCTGGCTGCTCGCAATCGTGCTTGCCGGGGTGGGCATCGCGGGCTGGCTGATCTATCGTCAGGCACTCGCCGAAGCGAACGAATTGTTCGATTATCAGTTGCAGGAGATCGCCGCCGCGCTGCCCGCCGAGCCTTTTTCGCAGGTGCTCGGCTCCCAGGATACAGGCGACGAAGGCATCGTGCTGCAAATCTGGAATCGTAACGGCATGCTGATGTATTACTCGCATCCGCGCGCGCCGCTCGCGCCACGCGCCGAACTCGGCTTCACGACGGAGCACACCGATCGCGGCGACTGGCGCGTGTACGGTGCGATCGTCGGCGATAACGTCGTGCAGCTGGCACAACCGGTTTCGGTGCGCAACCGGCTCGCGGCGAACGTGGCGCTGCGCACCTTGTGGCCGCTGATTGTCCTGCTGCCGTTACTCGGTCTGGCGGTGTGGATCGTCGTCGGGCGCGGTCTGAAGCCGCTGCGGCGCGTGACGGATGCGCTCGATACGCGTCATCCCGAAGCACTCGATCCGTTGCCGGACCGACGCCTGCCGCAGGAAGTCCAGCCGCTCGTACACGCCCTGAATGGACTGCTGGAGCGGCTTGCCACGGCACTCCATACGCAGAGGGCGTTTGTCGCCGATGCTGCGCACGAATTGCGCACTCCGCTTGCTGCATTGCAGATCCAGTCGCAACTCGTCGCCCGCGCGCGCGACGACAGCTCGCGTCAGGAAGCGCTCGATGATCTGCAGGCGGGCGTTACGCGCGCGACGCGTCTTGCCGAACAGCTCCTTGCCCTGGCCCGCGCCGAACCCGATGGGCGTGTCTCGACAACGGCACTGGACCTGCATGCGCTTCTCGACGAATGTGTGGTGGCATGCGTGCCGCTCGCGCAGCAGCGCAACGTCGATCTCGGCATCGACACAAATGAACCAGCGACCGTGACCGGTGACGCCGAAGCGCTGCGTGTCATGTTCAACAATCTGCTCGACAACGCGACGAAATACACCCCGGCGGGTGGGCGGGTCGATGTGAGCCTCAAGGTCGAGGGCGGCCGTCCGGTCGTGCGTATCGCCGACGCGGGGCCGGGCATTCCGGTTGAGGAGCGCGAGCGTGTCTTCGACCGCTTCTATCGCGTCGGCGCAGGCGCAAACCGCGTACGCACCGACGTCGCGGGCAGCGGTCTTGGGCTCGCGATCGTCAAACGCATCGCGCTTCAACACGAGGTGCAACTGACGCTGGGGGAATCGGCGGCAGGCGGCCTGCTTGTGACCGTGCGGTTCTGATTTCCCGGGGGTGAAAGACCTTCCGCAGGCAGAACGGGAAAGGGTTTTCGGGTCGTAGCAAGTTTAAGACTCCTTTAAGCGATGCCGCGTACGCTTCGAATCAATTCTGGAGCACGTCTTCCCGTCAGGAGTACACGATGACAGCAAAAATCCTCTCCCGCAGTGCAGTTGCCGTGGCCGTTGCCGTCGCATTGTCGGCGGGCTACATAGCGGGACATCGCAACGTTCCGACGCCCGAAATCATCACACCGGTGCAAGCGGCGATGATGCCGGCCGAAGCCGCCGCGAAGACCGGGATTCCCGATTTCTCCGGCCTCGTCGAAACGTACGGCCCGGCCGTGGTCAACATCAGCGCGAAGCACGTCGTCAAACAGACTGCGCAACGCAGCGGTAACGGCGCGCAGTTGCCGATGGATCCAAGCGATCCGCTCTATCAGTTCTACCGTCACTTCTTCGGCGGTATCCCCGGTCAGGGTGGTCCCGGCGCGGGCGGCGACGATCAGCCGGACACACCGAGTGCGAGCCTCGGTTCCGGGTTCATCATCAGCGGCGACGGCTACATTCTGACCAACGCGCACGTCGTCGACGGCGCTAACGTCGTCACCGTCAAGCTGACCGACAAACGTGAGTTCAAGGCGAAGGTCGTCGGGGCGGACAAACAGTCCGACGTCGCCGTACTGAAAATCGAAGCGGGCAACCTGCCAACCGTAAAGATCGGCGATCCGCGTCAGAGCAAGGTCGGCCAATGGGTCGTCGCAATCGGCTCGCCGTATGGTTTCGACAATACGGTGACCTCGGGCATCATCAGCGCGAAGTCGCGTTCGCTGCCGAATGAAAACTACACGCCGTTCATCCAGACTGACGTGCCGGTGAACCCGGGAAATTCTGGCGGTCCGTTGTTTAACCTGCAGGGCGAAGTGATCGGCATCAACTCGATGATCTATTCGCAGACGGGTGGTTTCCAAGGCCTTTCGTTCGCCATCCCGATCAGCGAGGCAATGAAGGTCAAGGACGACCTCGTCGCGACGGGTCACGTCAGCCGTGGACGTCTCGGTGTTGCCGTGCAGTCGGTGAACCAGTCGCTTGCCAACTCGTTCGGTATGAAGACGCCGCAAGGCGCACTGGTGAGTTCGGTCGATTCCAGCGGACCGGCCGCGAAGGCCGGATTGCAACCGGGCGACGTGATCCTGTCGGTGAACGGCACGCCGGTGGCCGACTCGTCGGATCTGCCGTCCCAGGTGGCCAGCCTGAAGCCGGGCACGTCGGCCGACGTCCAGGTCTGGCGTGACAAGGCGACCAAGACTCTGAAGGTGACGATCGGTGCGCTGTCGGATGCGAAGGTCGCATCAAAAGATACGCCGGCCGAGGAACAGGGTCGCCTGGGGGTTGCGGTTCGGCCGCTGACACCTGAGGAAAAGAGCAGTGCGTCCCTGTCGCACGGGTTGCTGGTTCAGCAGGCGGGTGGTCCGGCGGCGAGCGCTGGCATTCAGCCGGGCGATGTGATCCTCGCCGTCAACGGCCGTCCGGTGACGAGTATCGACCAACTGAAGCAGATGGTTGCCAAGGCGGGCGATAGCATTGCGCTCCTGATCCAGCGCGACGATGCGCAGATTTTTGTGCCGGTCGACCTCGGTTGATGTAAAAAGTACAGGGTGGCGCCGGTTAGCCCGGCGCCACGGATTGCACCGATTGAGGCTGTGCCTGTCTCGACGCTGGGGCAAGCCGACAGGCACGGAGCTTGCGGCCTCTCGTTTTCTGCACGAACCATAACAGGAACGATGCCATGAAGACAGAAGGTACACAGGGAAGAATCCTGACGGTGGCCGTGGCTGCGGCGCTGGCACTCGGTCTCGCGGGCGGCGCGTATGCGCAGCAGGCGAGCGACACCACGGGCGGCACCACGACCGACAACACGAGCGCGGGTAATACCAACGGCGGCGGCATGCCACAGGTTCAGCAGCAAGGCGACGTGTCGTTCGTCTCGGGCGGCGTCGGGCTCGATGAGTCGAGAGCCTTACAGGCCGCACAGAGCCAGTGGCCACTGTCGCTGCGCTTCACCGGCCCGGCTTCCAACTTTCTAGCGAACGTTCATGTCCGGATTGTCGACGCGCAAGGCGGCGACGTGCTGACCGCAACGTCGCGCGGCCCGTTCATGCTGGTGCGGCTGCGGCCTGGCCGCTATTCGGTCCATGCGGCGTACGAAGATCGCGAGCAGACCAGGACGGTCAGCGTGCCGCCCACGGGCACGGCCCGGGCGTCCTTCTACTGGAATACCCAGTGATACCCTGGTTAGCGCAGGGAGGCCGCACATTCGGCCGGAGTTTCGCCGATAATAAAGCCACGGGCAAGCCCCGTGGCTTTTTTCATGGAGCCGCGCCGCTTGCCGGAAAGCG
Protein-coding regions in this window:
- a CDS encoding carboxypeptidase regulatory-like domain-containing protein; the protein is MKTEGTQGRILTVAVAAALALGLAGGAYAQQASDTTGGTTTDNTSAGNTNGGGMPQVQQQGDVSFVSGGVGLDESRALQAAQSQWPLSLRFTGPASNFLANVHVRIVDAQGGDVLTATSRGPFMLVRLRPGRYSVHAAYEDREQTRTVSVPPTGTARASFYWNTQ
- the dacB gene encoding D-alanyl-D-alanine carboxypeptidase/D-alanyl-D-alanine-endopeptidase, whose protein sequence is MTNAFFSSLARRLPVRPLSSVFNTTSYRLGKPGAALPTQPLRAAAMLPGCAAFALMLALALAAPLPAHARVKATHPAVNVSTVLPPSVMAGLERAHVPLSAISVVVEKVGDRTPIVALNAGKPMMPASTMKLVTTYAGLSILGPDYRWRTSAYADGTVDGNGVLHGNLYIQGTGDPKLVPEELIDLVQKIRNAGINGIDGALVLDKRFFDPSTRDLPPFDDDVTAPYNVGPDPLLYAFKSLSFTLTPSPDGTVAVDVLPALAQLQIDNQLHATGGPCRGESTAVTPTVTPMPNGTVSASFAGDYPLRCGDRTINVAVLDHSAFFAGGFLALWQRTGGTFNGTMREGAVPAGTRPIAVHEGPVLSDIVRDINKYSNNTMARNLFLTIGAAIYKAPATPQKSIDAVDTFMHRSALPTEYLQLENGSGLSRDEHITALSLADLLQSANSSPVAQVFVESLPIAGVDGTMRNRLTTLPVGGNAHIKTGTLRDVRAIAGYVASADGESYVVVSFINDEHAEAARAAHDSLLEWIYKGPSTAMPAAPEEPRGKARRNPSRRNPR
- a CDS encoding response regulator; this translates as MRILLVEDDRMIAEGVRKALRGEGFAVDWVQDGESALNAVSGEPYDLVLLDLGLPKRDGLDVLRSLRARGLAIPVLIVTARDAIADRVKGLDAGADDYLVKPFDLDELGARMRALIRRQSGRSDSTIRHGRLTLDPAAHQVTLEGAPVALSAREFALLEALMARPGAVLSKSQLEEKMYGWGEEIGSNTVEVYIHALRKKLGADVIRNVRGLGYMLAKDV
- a CDS encoding DegQ family serine endoprotease, coding for MTAKILSRSAVAVAVAVALSAGYIAGHRNVPTPEIITPVQAAMMPAEAAAKTGIPDFSGLVETYGPAVVNISAKHVVKQTAQRSGNGAQLPMDPSDPLYQFYRHFFGGIPGQGGPGAGGDDQPDTPSASLGSGFIISGDGYILTNAHVVDGANVVTVKLTDKREFKAKVVGADKQSDVAVLKIEAGNLPTVKIGDPRQSKVGQWVVAIGSPYGFDNTVTSGIISAKSRSLPNENYTPFIQTDVPVNPGNSGGPLFNLQGEVIGINSMIYSQTGGFQGLSFAIPISEAMKVKDDLVATGHVSRGRLGVAVQSVNQSLANSFGMKTPQGALVSSVDSSGPAAKAGLQPGDVILSVNGTPVADSSDLPSQVASLKPGTSADVQVWRDKATKTLKVTIGALSDAKVASKDTPAEEQGRLGVAVRPLTPEEKSSASLSHGLLVQQAGGPAASAGIQPGDVILAVNGRPVTSIDQLKQMVAKAGDSIALLIQRDDAQIFVPVDLG
- a CDS encoding ATP-binding protein — encoded protein: MRSIRRQLLFWLLAIVLAGVGIAGWLIYRQALAEANELFDYQLQEIAAALPAEPFSQVLGSQDTGDEGIVLQIWNRNGMLMYYSHPRAPLAPRAELGFTTEHTDRGDWRVYGAIVGDNVVQLAQPVSVRNRLAANVALRTLWPLIVLLPLLGLAVWIVVGRGLKPLRRVTDALDTRHPEALDPLPDRRLPQEVQPLVHALNGLLERLATALHTQRAFVADAAHELRTPLAALQIQSQLVARARDDSSRQEALDDLQAGVTRATRLAEQLLALARAEPDGRVSTTALDLHALLDECVVACVPLAQQRNVDLGIDTNEPATVTGDAEALRVMFNNLLDNATKYTPAGGRVDVSLKVEGGRPVVRIADAGPGIPVEERERVFDRFYRVGAGANRVRTDVAGSGLGLAIVKRIALQHEVQLTLGESAAGGLLVTVRF